From Calothrix sp. PCC 6303, a single genomic window includes:
- the fni gene encoding type 2 isopentenyl-diphosphate Delta-isomerase encodes MKVPANISAQTQSRKADHIRICLEKDVQFQHTTNGLEKYRFTHCCLPEIDYNDIDISTIFLDKQLNAPLLISSMTGGTEQAAIINKLLAQVAQHCKIAMGVGSQRVAVEKPSTVDSFAVRKYAPDALLLANIGAVQLNYQYGIDQCLQIIDILAADALILHLNPLQECIQPRGDKNFHGLLDKINTLCSKVPIPVIAKEVGNGISATMAQNLIAAGVQAIDVAGAGGTSWAKVESERAETAMQRRLGKTFADWGLPTAECITNIRGVAPQIPLIASGGLRNGLEVAKAIALGADIAGLAMPFLQAATESEAAVYSLAEVLIAEITTVLFCTGNTNLRQLRSSGSLERLE; translated from the coding sequence GTGAAAGTTCCTGCAAATATCTCGGCACAAACGCAGTCACGCAAGGCTGATCACATTCGCATCTGTTTAGAGAAAGATGTGCAATTTCAGCACACCACTAACGGCTTGGAAAAATACCGCTTTACCCATTGTTGCTTACCAGAGATTGATTATAACGACATTGATATTAGCACCATCTTTTTGGACAAACAACTTAATGCCCCATTACTAATCTCCTCAATGACAGGGGGAACTGAACAAGCAGCAATTATTAATAAACTTTTGGCTCAAGTTGCACAACACTGTAAAATAGCTATGGGGGTGGGTTCCCAACGAGTAGCGGTGGAAAAACCCTCAACTGTCGATAGCTTTGCTGTGCGTAAATATGCTCCAGATGCCCTTTTACTGGCAAATATTGGAGCTGTGCAGCTAAATTATCAATATGGGATTGATCAATGTTTGCAGATTATTGATATCCTGGCTGCTGATGCCTTAATTTTACACCTCAACCCCCTACAAGAGTGCATTCAGCCTCGTGGGGATAAGAATTTCCATGGTTTACTTGACAAAATCAATACTCTGTGTTCAAAAGTTCCAATTCCGGTGATTGCCAAAGAAGTAGGTAATGGCATTTCAGCAACAATGGCGCAAAATCTAATAGCAGCAGGTGTACAAGCAATTGATGTTGCAGGTGCGGGGGGAACTTCTTGGGCAAAAGTAGAAAGTGAGCGGGCAGAAACTGCAATGCAGCGGCGTTTGGGAAAAACTTTTGCTGATTGGGGATTGCCAACGGCAGAATGCATCACGAATATTCGCGGTGTTGCCCCCCAGATACCATTAATTGCATCCGGAGGCTTACGCAATGGGCTAGAAGTAGCTAAAGCGATCGCACTTGGTGCAGACATTGCTGGATTGGCAATGCCCTTTCTCCAAGCAGCTACAGAATCGGAAGCTGCGGTTTACAGTTTAGCCGAAGTTTTAATTGCTGAGATCACAACGGTGTTATTCTGTACAGGGAATACCAATTTGCGACAACTTCGTTCTTCTGGAAGTTTAGAGCGTCTAGAATAG
- a CDS encoding PAS domain-containing protein: MSKSGHLTTDQNNLDNSQLALFAQVWNAVECGMYVLEVLNQGEEFRCVALNPAMERIVAIPAEEILGKTITQMMDTLDTKNCHEHYLKCLDTGKVVSYEQKFRINGKFSYWLLTAAPIYGLEGTIDKLIVTVHDISGRKNAEAQVKEKEDFLLSIYDGCSTPIFVIDVLENNHFIVAGYNTACEKITKLSSSEIAGKTMIEVFGEDIGSQMQRLYIECVAFGLPITYEEYILVNGQKVWGLTTINPVKDSSGNIYRLIGTTTEITEIKNIQVKLEIKAQELEDTIKKLASTQSQLIQTEKMSSLGHLVAGIAHEINNPSNFIYGNITFAQEYIQRLLDLLELYQQCYPNPIKVIKLQIKAIELDFIREDLPLLLASIEDGAERIAEIVTSLRNFSRLDEAEYKSVDIHQGIDNTLKLLEYRLKSQSRRAEIKVIKEYANIPLIYCYVGQLNQVVMNILMNAIDALEESDTVQPKIDISTEIDQNKFFVMTISNNGSIIPHNIQQKIFDPFFTTKSVGKGTGMGLSISYQIITEKHGGTLECISEPDVGTKFIIKIPQ; this comes from the coding sequence ATGTCTAAAAGCGGACATTTGACAACAGATCAAAATAATTTAGATAATTCTCAGCTTGCTTTATTCGCACAAGTTTGGAACGCTGTAGAATGTGGTATGTATGTTCTAGAGGTGTTAAATCAAGGGGAAGAGTTTCGCTGTGTAGCACTTAACCCAGCAATGGAAAGAATAGTGGCGATTCCAGCCGAAGAAATCTTGGGAAAAACCATCACTCAAATGATGGATACTCTGGATACTAAAAATTGCCATGAACACTACCTTAAATGTTTGGATACGGGGAAAGTTGTCAGTTATGAACAAAAATTTCGGATCAATGGCAAGTTTAGTTACTGGCTATTGACAGCAGCGCCGATTTATGGTCTGGAAGGTACGATAGATAAATTGATAGTTACCGTCCATGATATCAGCGGTCGCAAAAATGCAGAAGCCCAAGTAAAAGAAAAAGAAGATTTTTTATTAAGCATCTACGATGGTTGTAGTACGCCAATTTTTGTCATTGATGTTTTAGAAAATAATCATTTTATAGTCGCTGGCTATAATACTGCCTGTGAAAAAATCACTAAATTGAGCAGTAGTGAAATCGCTGGTAAAACAATGATAGAGGTATTTGGCGAAGACATTGGTTCCCAAATGCAACGACTATATATAGAATGTGTTGCATTTGGATTGCCTATCACTTATGAAGAATATATTCTTGTGAATGGGCAAAAAGTTTGGGGGCTAACTACCATTAACCCCGTCAAAGATAGTAGTGGAAATATATATCGTCTGATTGGAACTACAACTGAAATTACAGAAATTAAAAATATTCAAGTAAAATTAGAAATAAAAGCTCAAGAATTAGAAGATACCATCAAAAAATTGGCTTCAACTCAATCTCAATTAATTCAAACCGAGAAAATGTCTTCTTTAGGACATCTGGTAGCTGGTATTGCCCATGAAATAAATAATCCCAGCAACTTTATATATGGAAATATCACTTTTGCTCAAGAATATATTCAGCGTTTACTAGATTTATTGGAACTGTACCAACAATGCTATCCTAATCCAATTAAGGTTATTAAACTTCAAATCAAGGCAATTGAGTTAGATTTTATCAGGGAAGATTTACCTCTATTGCTGGCTTCAATTGAAGATGGGGCTGAAAGAATTGCCGAAATAGTTACATCATTACGCAATTTTTCACGGCTTGATGAGGCTGAATACAAAAGTGTTGATATTCATCAGGGAATTGACAATACACTGAAGTTATTAGAATATCGTTTGAAATCTCAAAGCAGACGCGCTGAGATTAAAGTAATTAAAGAGTATGCTAATATTCCTTTGATATATTGTTATGTTGGGCAATTAAATCAGGTAGTTATGAATATTCTGATGAATGCAATTGATGCTTTAGAAGAAAGTGATACTGTACAACCTAAAATTGATATTAGTACAGAAATTGATCAGAACAAATTCTTTGTAATGACAATTAGTAATAATGGCTCAATCATTCCTCACAACATTCAACAAAAAATATTTGACCCGTTTTTTACCACAAAATCCGTAGGAAAAGGAACAGGAATGGGATTATCAATTAGCTACCAAATTATCACAGAAAAACATGGAGGGACTTTAGAATGTATTTCTGAACCTGATGTTGGTACAAAATTTATTATTAAAATTCCTCAATAA
- a CDS encoding ABC transporter permease, whose product MQRYIKLIGLFWSSAIASELEYRINFILAALSSMGNLAGSLFGLSLFYSKGYTFTGWSWQEALLVLGLFTLLQGFSSTFLAPNLNQIVRHIEKGTLDFVLLKPVGSQFWVSTHTISPWGLPDLLFGCVLIGYAGAQLNITISNYLFSLIPLCFGLIILYSLWFMLGATSIWFVKIYNVTEVLRGLLEAGRYPMIAYPTAFRFFFTFVVPVAFLTTIPAEVLLGRSQVIWLTASGLLALGLFFISSWFWRFALRFYTSASS is encoded by the coding sequence ATGCAAAGATATATTAAGCTAATAGGGCTTTTTTGGAGTAGCGCGATCGCATCCGAGCTAGAATACCGAATTAACTTTATCCTTGCTGCTTTAAGTAGTATGGGTAACTTAGCTGGTAGTTTATTCGGACTATCACTATTTTATAGTAAAGGGTACACTTTTACTGGGTGGTCATGGCAAGAAGCTTTACTGGTTTTGGGACTTTTTACCCTTCTTCAAGGTTTTTCATCAACTTTCTTGGCACCCAACCTCAACCAGATTGTTCGTCATATCGAAAAGGGAACTCTCGATTTTGTCCTACTAAAACCCGTCGGTAGTCAATTTTGGGTTTCTACCCATACAATTTCACCCTGGGGTTTACCAGATTTGCTTTTTGGTTGTGTATTAATTGGTTATGCCGGCGCTCAACTTAATATTACAATTAGTAATTATTTATTTAGTTTGATTCCCCTATGTTTCGGCTTAATCATACTTTATAGTCTATGGTTTATGCTGGGAGCCACAAGCATCTGGTTTGTCAAAATTTATAATGTCACCGAAGTCTTGCGAGGTTTACTAGAAGCTGGTAGATACCCGATGATTGCATACCCTACAGCATTTCGCTTCTTCTTTACTTTTGTAGTTCCGGTGGCATTTTTAACGACTATACCAGCAGAAGTTCTGCTAGGTAGAAGTCAGGTAATTTGGTTAACCGCTTCAGGATTACTCGCTTTAGGATTATTCTTTATTTCATCATGGTTTTGGCGGTTTGCATTACGTTTTTATACGAGTGCCTCTAGTTAA
- the sir gene encoding sulfite reductase, ferredoxin dependent: MVKPVSDAIAKDKKPSKVEGLKERSNFLREPVATELLQDTTHFSEEAIQILKFHGSYQQDNRDNRVRGQEKDYQMMLRTRSPGGFIPPQLYLTLDKLADEYGNHTIRATTRQGFQMHGILKKNLKPAIAAIVNSMGSTLGACGDLNRNVMAPPAPFKNKPEYQLAWEYADKIADLLTPQTGAYYEIWLDGEKAISAEESPEVKAAREKNGTGTIFHDTPEPIYGTHYMPRKFKISVTVPGDNSIDLYSQDLTLVVITNKKGELKGFNVFAGGGLGRTHNKEETFARAADPICYVEKADVYDLVKSIVATQRDFGDRTERRHARLKYLINDWGVDKFRSKVEEYFGKSLEPFKKLPKFKYYDFLGWNEQGDGKLFLGISVENGRVKDEGDFLLKTALREIVETYNLPIRLTPSQNVILYDIAPGDKKAIQKILDRCGIISDPDEIAPLVRLAMACPALPTCGLAVTESERVIPSILERIQKLLNQVGLKKQKFVIRMTGCPNGCARPYMAELGFVGSFPESYQVWLGGCPAQTRLAQTYTDRMHVDDLESFLEPIFVFFKKSRKKGESFGDFCHRVGFEEIREFTASYKS; this comes from the coding sequence ATGGTTAAACCTGTCTCTGATGCGATCGCCAAAGATAAAAAACCTTCTAAAGTGGAGGGTTTAAAGGAACGTAGTAATTTTTTACGCGAACCTGTGGCAACCGAGTTACTTCAAGATACAACTCATTTTAGCGAAGAAGCGATACAAATTCTCAAGTTTCATGGTTCGTACCAGCAGGATAACCGCGATAACCGAGTTAGGGGACAAGAGAAAGATTATCAAATGATGTTGCGGACACGTAGTCCCGGTGGGTTTATTCCCCCCCAACTGTATCTAACTCTAGATAAATTAGCTGATGAGTATGGGAATCATACCATCAGAGCCACCACGCGCCAAGGCTTCCAAATGCACGGGATTTTGAAGAAAAATCTCAAGCCTGCCATCGCCGCTATAGTTAACAGTATGGGTTCGACTCTGGGTGCTTGCGGAGATCTCAATCGTAATGTGATGGCACCTCCAGCACCCTTTAAAAATAAGCCTGAATATCAGCTAGCTTGGGAATATGCTGATAAAATAGCCGATTTACTCACACCCCAAACAGGTGCTTATTACGAAATTTGGCTGGATGGGGAAAAAGCTATTAGTGCTGAAGAAAGTCCAGAAGTCAAAGCTGCGAGGGAAAAAAACGGTACTGGGACAATTTTCCACGATACTCCAGAACCAATTTATGGTACTCATTACATGCCACGCAAATTTAAAATTAGCGTGACTGTACCAGGGGATAATTCCATCGATTTGTATAGTCAAGATTTGACTTTGGTGGTAATTACCAATAAAAAGGGTGAATTAAAAGGTTTTAATGTGTTTGCTGGTGGTGGTTTGGGAAGAACTCACAATAAAGAGGAAACTTTTGCCAGAGCCGCAGACCCCATCTGCTATGTTGAAAAAGCCGATGTTTACGACTTAGTTAAATCGATTGTTGCTACCCAAAGAGATTTTGGCGATCGCACTGAGCGTAGACATGCTAGATTGAAGTACCTCATCAATGATTGGGGTGTGGATAAGTTCCGCTCTAAGGTAGAAGAATACTTTGGTAAATCCCTAGAACCTTTCAAAAAACTACCCAAGTTCAAATATTACGACTTTCTTGGCTGGAATGAGCAAGGTGACGGCAAGTTATTTTTGGGAATTTCCGTTGAAAATGGGCGCGTTAAAGATGAAGGTGATTTTCTCCTCAAAACTGCTTTGCGGGAAATCGTGGAAACATACAATTTACCAATTCGTTTGACACCTAGTCAAAACGTCATCTTGTATGACATTGCACCAGGAGATAAAAAAGCAATTCAAAAAATTCTTGATCGTTGTGGGATAATTAGTGATCCTGATGAAATTGCTCCTTTGGTAAGATTAGCAATGGCATGTCCAGCATTACCTACCTGTGGATTAGCAGTTACTGAATCAGAAAGGGTAATTCCTAGCATTTTAGAACGAATTCAAAAATTGCTGAATCAAGTTGGTTTGAAAAAGCAAAAATTTGTGATTAGGATGACGGGTTGTCCCAATGGCTGTGCGCGTCCTTACATGGCAGAATTAGGGTTTGTGGGGAGTTTTCCAGAATCTTACCAAGTGTGGTTGGGAGGTTGTCCCGCACAAACTCGGTTAGCGCAGACATATACTGATAGGATGCATGTGGATGATTTGGAAAGCTTCTTAGAACCGATTTTCGTCTTCTTCAAAAAGTCACGGAAAAAAGGTGAAAGCTTTGGTGATTTTTGTCATCGTGTCGGTTTTGAGGAAATTCGGGAGTTTACGGCAAGTTATAAGTCTTAA
- the sppA gene encoding signal peptide peptidase SppA, whose protein sequence is MRNFLKQTFASVIGSLLGLTIFCGLGTAGLLMLIVAATSSKDVGPQVKDKSVLVFDLAINITDSEPSSNEVFQEALTGNVKERMTLRSIIDTLQKAERDRRIVGIYLDATNVSQGSSVAGFATLKEIRAALAKCRAAGKKIIAYGVEWGEKEYYLSSVADTVVVNPLGGMEVNGFASQPMFLTGALEKYGVGVQVVRVGKFKGAVEPYILDKLSPENRQQTQKLLDDIWQEWRLTVGGSRKIDPQKLQTIADSQTALEAAQAKQQGLVDRVGYYDEVVNDLKKLSSVTDKEKSFQQINIQDYAQVPGKSLGIERESKNQIALVYAEGEIVDGAGEDGQVGGDRFAKIFRKIRQDADVKAVVLRINSPGGSAIASEIIQREIRLTREIKPVVVSMGDVAASGGYWIATDSNRIFAEPNTITGSIGVFGLLLNFQKIANNNGITWDSVKTGKYADSQTSSRPKSPEELEVYQRSVNRIYNLFLNKVAQGRKLPQTKVAEIAQGRVWSGTAAKEIGLVDEIGGVDAAISYAANQAKLGNNWKIQEFPKAGTFEERLFGKAAEEVGTALNIDPRKNNLPEPLFSELQKLQKEIATIKSFNDPQGVYARMNFNLDVK, encoded by the coding sequence ATGCGTAACTTTCTCAAACAAACTTTTGCAAGCGTAATAGGTAGTCTCCTGGGACTGACTATTTTCTGTGGATTGGGAACCGCAGGACTGTTAATGTTAATCGTTGCAGCTACATCATCCAAAGATGTTGGTCCACAAGTCAAGGATAAATCAGTTTTGGTATTCGACTTAGCAATAAATATTACAGATAGTGAACCTAGCTCGAACGAAGTTTTTCAAGAAGCCCTCACTGGTAATGTGAAAGAGCGAATGACCCTACGTAGCATCATTGATACTCTACAAAAGGCAGAACGCGATCGCCGAATTGTGGGAATCTATTTAGATGCAACTAATGTTTCCCAAGGTAGTAGTGTTGCTGGCTTTGCCACCCTGAAAGAAATTCGAGCGGCACTTGCCAAATGTCGCGCTGCAGGGAAAAAAATCATCGCCTATGGTGTGGAATGGGGTGAAAAAGAATACTACTTGAGTTCAGTAGCAGATACAGTTGTCGTCAATCCCCTAGGAGGGATGGAAGTCAACGGTTTTGCCTCTCAACCGATGTTCCTAACTGGTGCTTTGGAAAAGTATGGAGTTGGGGTACAGGTGGTGCGAGTAGGCAAGTTTAAGGGTGCTGTGGAACCCTATATATTGGATAAACTTAGCCCCGAAAACCGCCAACAAACCCAGAAACTATTGGATGACATTTGGCAAGAATGGCGGTTGACGGTGGGAGGAAGTCGGAAAATTGATCCACAAAAATTACAAACTATCGCCGACAGCCAAACCGCTTTAGAAGCAGCACAAGCAAAACAGCAAGGTTTGGTCGATAGAGTTGGCTATTATGATGAAGTAGTCAATGATTTGAAGAAATTAAGTAGTGTCACTGACAAAGAAAAAAGTTTTCAACAGATAAATATCCAAGATTATGCCCAAGTTCCGGGTAAATCTTTGGGAATAGAACGAGAATCGAAAAATCAAATTGCCCTAGTTTATGCTGAGGGAGAGATTGTAGATGGTGCTGGGGAAGATGGACAAGTGGGAGGCGATCGCTTTGCTAAAATATTTAGGAAAATCCGTCAGGATGCAGATGTTAAAGCTGTAGTCTTAAGAATCAATAGTCCTGGTGGAAGTGCGATCGCATCTGAAATTATACAGCGGGAAATCAGACTTACACGGGAAATTAAACCTGTAGTAGTTTCTATGGGAGATGTTGCCGCTTCCGGAGGCTACTGGATTGCGACAGACTCCAACCGCATATTTGCTGAACCAAACACCATCACAGGCTCAATTGGTGTATTTGGACTACTACTTAATTTCCAAAAAATCGCCAACAATAACGGCATTACCTGGGATTCAGTCAAAACCGGAAAATACGCAGACAGCCAAACCTCATCCCGTCCCAAGTCTCCCGAAGAATTGGAAGTCTATCAACGCAGTGTTAACCGAATTTACAATCTTTTCCTCAACAAAGTCGCTCAAGGACGCAAATTACCCCAAACAAAAGTAGCAGAAATCGCCCAGGGAAGAGTTTGGTCAGGTACAGCAGCCAAAGAAATTGGCTTAGTTGATGAAATTGGTGGCGTGGATGCAGCTATTTCTTACGCTGCTAACCAAGCCAAGTTAGGAAACAATTGGAAAATTCAAGAATTCCCCAAAGCCGGAACTTTTGAAGAACGTCTATTTGGAAAAGCTGCCGAGGAAGTAGGAACCGCTCTCAATATTGACCCTCGGAAAAATAACCTACCGGAACCGTTATTTTCAGAGTTACAAAAATTACAAAAAGAAATTGCCACTATCAAAAGCTTTAATGACCCTCAAGGAGTATATGCACGTATGAATTTTAACTTAGACGTTAAGTAA
- a CDS encoding response regulator, protein MQTVNLGRHKFFKPQEHILFLNKIAEYYEKGSLKVIETSQSLSIYLEEGSMIYGTYSGRIWTNFLSTLQNLSPNISTLDSQTLQTVQTIYESQMDGSTIDNTDYLAICWLVNQGYISKLQTQKIVEELSLEVIAKFTKFTDAVYEFSLNTPIDDLPKFCHVSMSSLTSLYQHNNINSEKSYPYSLDHLSVAKSNSQRNINFSPQINKIIENKQRSNLGQELTNKIAHNSTKTEAPAETNPIYKVLCIDDSPTIIKAIKGFLDAQVFSVIGVEDPLKALMQILSSKPDVILLDISMPNLDGYELCSLLRKHPDFRDTPIIMVTGRTALIDRARAKLVRASGYLTKPFTRAELLKAVFKEVGYIGVRKAST, encoded by the coding sequence ATGCAAACTGTTAACTTAGGAAGACATAAATTTTTTAAACCCCAAGAGCATATATTGTTCCTCAACAAAATAGCTGAGTACTACGAAAAAGGTTCTTTGAAAGTTATTGAAACTTCACAATCTCTCTCTATTTATCTGGAAGAAGGAAGCATGATTTATGGGACATATTCAGGTAGAATCTGGACTAATTTTCTTAGCACATTACAAAATTTAAGCCCTAATATCTCGACTTTAGATAGTCAAACTCTTCAAACAGTACAAACAATCTATGAAAGTCAGATGGATGGATCAACTATAGATAATACAGACTATTTAGCTATTTGTTGGTTAGTTAACCAAGGCTACATTAGTAAATTACAAACCCAAAAAATAGTTGAGGAATTATCATTAGAAGTAATTGCTAAATTTACCAAATTTACGGATGCAGTATATGAGTTTAGTCTGAATACACCTATTGATGATTTGCCCAAATTTTGTCATGTGAGCATGTCATCGCTAACTAGTTTATATCAGCATAATAATATCAATTCAGAGAAATCTTATCCATATTCATTAGACCATTTATCTGTAGCTAAATCAAATTCCCAAAGAAACATCAATTTTTCTCCTCAAATTAACAAAATCATTGAGAACAAACAAAGAAGCAATCTGGGGCAAGAATTAACAAATAAAATCGCTCATAATTCAACTAAGACGGAAGCACCAGCAGAAACGAATCCAATTTATAAAGTACTTTGTATTGATGATAGTCCAACAATCATTAAAGCAATTAAAGGCTTTTTGGATGCACAGGTATTCAGTGTCATAGGAGTAGAGGATCCGCTAAAAGCTTTGATGCAGATTTTAAGCAGCAAACCTGATGTAATTTTGTTGGATATATCAATGCCAAATTTAGATGGCTATGAGTTATGTTCACTATTAAGAAAGCATCCAGATTTCCGAGATACACCAATCATTATGGTGACAGGTAGAACTGCTTTAATAGATAGAGCCAGGGCAAAATTGGTAAGGGCTTCGGGATATTTAACTAAACCATTCACACGGGCTGAATTATTAAAAGCTGTCTTCAAAGAGGTTGGCTACATTGGAGTTAGAAAAGCATCTACTTAA